Proteins encoded by one window of Triplophysa rosa linkage group LG19, Trosa_1v2, whole genome shotgun sequence:
- the olfm1b gene encoding olfactomedin 1b isoform X2 has translation MQRVNKLLSLIVLVLMGTKLTQVLPANPEESWQVYSSAQDSEGRCVCTVVAPQQTMCSRDARTKQLRQLLEKVQNMTQSIQVLDQRTQRDLQYVVKMEDQLRGLETKFKQVEENHKQNIAKQYKAIKAKMAELRPLIPVLEEYKADARLVQQFKEEVQNLTSSLSLLQQEMGAYDYDDLHSRVVNLEERLRACMQKLACGKLTGISDAITIKTSGSRFGSWMTDPLAPEGDTRVWYMDGYHNNRFVREYKSMADFMASDNFTSHRLPHPWSGTGQVVYNGSIYFNKFQSNMIIKFDFKTSTISKSQRLDNAGYSNTYHYAWGGHSDIDLMVDESGLWAVYATNQNAGNIVISKLHPMTLHILQSWTTNHPRRSAGESFMICGTLYVTNGYSGGTKVYYAYQTNSSTYEYIDIVLQNKYSHISMLDYNPRDRALYAWNNGHQVLYNVTLFHVIRSEQL, from the exons GTTTTACCCGCTAACCCAGAGGAGTCCTGGCAGGTGTACAGCTCAGCGCAGGACAGCGAGGGCAGATGTGTGTGTACGGTCGTCGCACCTCAACAAACCATGTGCTCAAGAGACGCCCGCACCAAACAACTCCGTCAGCTACTGGAGAAG GTGCAAAACATGACGCAATCGATCCAAGTGTTGGACCAGCGGACCCAGAGGGACCTGCAGTATGTGGTGAAGATGGAAGATCAGCTCCGTGGCCTGGAGACCAAATTCAAACAGGTGGAGGAAaaccacaaacaaaacatcGCCAAGCAATACAAG GCCATAAAGGCAAAAATGGCGGAGCTGCGACCGCTGATTCCCGTTCTGGAGGAGTACAAAGCCGACGCCCGGCTGGTCCAGCAGTTTAAAGAGGAGGTGCAGAACCTGACGTCCAGCCTCAGCCTCCTCCAGCAGGAGATGGGAGCGTACGACTACGACGACCTCCACTCTCGCGTGGTCAACCTGGAGGAGAGACTGCGTGCATGCATGCAGAAACTGG CATGCGGAAAGCTTACCGGCATTAGTGATGCTATCACCATTAAAACATCCGGCTCTCGGTTCGGATCCTGGATGACGGACCCACTCGCTCCTGAAGGAGACACAAGG GTATGGTACATGGACGGTTACCATAACAACCGCTTCGTTCGAGAATACAAGTCTATGGCAGACTTCATGGCGTCAGATAATTTCACCTCTCACCGGCTGCCGCACCCCTGGTCAGGGACGGGTCAGGTGGTCTACAACGGCTCCATCTACTTCAACAAATTCCAGAGTAACATGATCATCAAGTTCGACTTCAAGACCTCCACCATCAGTAAATCACAGCGTCTGGACAACGCAGGCTACAGCAACACCTACCACTACGCCTGGGGCGGCCACTCGGACATCGACCTCATGGTGGACGAGAGCGGCCTCTGGGCCGTGTACGCCACCAATCAGAACGCAGGGAATATTGTCATCAGCAAGCTCCACCCGATGACCTTGCACATTTTGCAGTCCTGGACGACCAATCACCCGAGGCGCAGCGCCGGCGAGTCCTTTATGATTTGCGGAACGTTGTACGTAACCAACGGCTACTCGGGAGGTACGAAGGTCTACTACGCCTACCAAACCAACTCCTCGACGTATGAGTACATCGATATCGTTCTGCAAAACAAGTACTCGCACATCTCGATGCTGGACTACAATCCGCGAGATCGTGCGCTGTACGCCTGGAACAACGGCCATCAGGTTCTCTACAACGTCACGCTTTTCCATGTCATCCGCTCTGAGCAGTTGTAA
- the olfm1b gene encoding olfactomedin 1b isoform X1, giving the protein MSVPLLKIGVVLSTMAMITNWMSQTLPSLVGLNNTKLTAAHGGYPDRSIGVLPANPEESWQVYSSAQDSEGRCVCTVVAPQQTMCSRDARTKQLRQLLEKVQNMTQSIQVLDQRTQRDLQYVVKMEDQLRGLETKFKQVEENHKQNIAKQYKAIKAKMAELRPLIPVLEEYKADARLVQQFKEEVQNLTSSLSLLQQEMGAYDYDDLHSRVVNLEERLRACMQKLACGKLTGISDAITIKTSGSRFGSWMTDPLAPEGDTRVWYMDGYHNNRFVREYKSMADFMASDNFTSHRLPHPWSGTGQVVYNGSIYFNKFQSNMIIKFDFKTSTISKSQRLDNAGYSNTYHYAWGGHSDIDLMVDESGLWAVYATNQNAGNIVISKLHPMTLHILQSWTTNHPRRSAGESFMICGTLYVTNGYSGGTKVYYAYQTNSSTYEYIDIVLQNKYSHISMLDYNPRDRALYAWNNGHQVLYNVTLFHVIRSEQL; this is encoded by the exons ATGTCGGTGCCTTTGCTGAAGATCGGTGTGGTGCTCAGCACCATGGCAATGATCACCAACTGGATGTCCCAGACTCTGCCATCACTGGTGGGACTGAACAACACCAAACTAACCGCGGCGCATGGCGGCTATCCAGACCGGAGTATAGGA GTTTTACCCGCTAACCCAGAGGAGTCCTGGCAGGTGTACAGCTCAGCGCAGGACAGCGAGGGCAGATGTGTGTGTACGGTCGTCGCACCTCAACAAACCATGTGCTCAAGAGACGCCCGCACCAAACAACTCCGTCAGCTACTGGAGAAG GTGCAAAACATGACGCAATCGATCCAAGTGTTGGACCAGCGGACCCAGAGGGACCTGCAGTATGTGGTGAAGATGGAAGATCAGCTCCGTGGCCTGGAGACCAAATTCAAACAGGTGGAGGAAaaccacaaacaaaacatcGCCAAGCAATACAAG GCCATAAAGGCAAAAATGGCGGAGCTGCGACCGCTGATTCCCGTTCTGGAGGAGTACAAAGCCGACGCCCGGCTGGTCCAGCAGTTTAAAGAGGAGGTGCAGAACCTGACGTCCAGCCTCAGCCTCCTCCAGCAGGAGATGGGAGCGTACGACTACGACGACCTCCACTCTCGCGTGGTCAACCTGGAGGAGAGACTGCGTGCATGCATGCAGAAACTGG CATGCGGAAAGCTTACCGGCATTAGTGATGCTATCACCATTAAAACATCCGGCTCTCGGTTCGGATCCTGGATGACGGACCCACTCGCTCCTGAAGGAGACACAAGG GTATGGTACATGGACGGTTACCATAACAACCGCTTCGTTCGAGAATACAAGTCTATGGCAGACTTCATGGCGTCAGATAATTTCACCTCTCACCGGCTGCCGCACCCCTGGTCAGGGACGGGTCAGGTGGTCTACAACGGCTCCATCTACTTCAACAAATTCCAGAGTAACATGATCATCAAGTTCGACTTCAAGACCTCCACCATCAGTAAATCACAGCGTCTGGACAACGCAGGCTACAGCAACACCTACCACTACGCCTGGGGCGGCCACTCGGACATCGACCTCATGGTGGACGAGAGCGGCCTCTGGGCCGTGTACGCCACCAATCAGAACGCAGGGAATATTGTCATCAGCAAGCTCCACCCGATGACCTTGCACATTTTGCAGTCCTGGACGACCAATCACCCGAGGCGCAGCGCCGGCGAGTCCTTTATGATTTGCGGAACGTTGTACGTAACCAACGGCTACTCGGGAGGTACGAAGGTCTACTACGCCTACCAAACCAACTCCTCGACGTATGAGTACATCGATATCGTTCTGCAAAACAAGTACTCGCACATCTCGATGCTGGACTACAATCCGCGAGATCGTGCGCTGTACGCCTGGAACAACGGCCATCAGGTTCTCTACAACGTCACGCTTTTCCATGTCATCCGCTCTGAGCAGTTGTAA